The following proteins are encoded in a genomic region of Capra hircus breed San Clemente chromosome 16, ASM170441v1, whole genome shotgun sequence:
- the CCDC185 gene encoding coiled-coil domain-containing protein 185 translates to MEDFGRFSPRPHSAEWEPPPPSEESASLAQLDGSGPGTESGLCSWARTPGEESEATAPWPHLLCSATPRPSRRPYSDSPQESRSLTDVTRRLLDRVRKPRPRSRRLEDVWGETRTKPQEQGGSRHSPAWQLEPQPQHGQHYPPARGDSPPPYPQGAYTPANRAFEDEKAQSGDQWAVPVGRGLRPWSLSSVHTEKSSVSSREFGTQSGCLHIQKRHSNDPVESLTSQLSQSLVSSKEMQKQHTQVLKNKLEEAVISSRDQKIVALVLSRLKKAQRMRELQQQAALAWEELKRSDQKVQLTLERERKLLLQQSQEQWQQDKEQRKARLNRELRVRRRDRRATNTVQQESSGWKAPLEDQEKQRQEKLEGAPSEPEMEPEKQCQGQRLPERMLRDLQVRNSLQLQKRLAQACLKKHVHPTKGQKKIQETSLSSLVNYQARKVLMDCQAKAEELLRKLSLEQSSRWSQEMPEGQMKEPHRELKDKVQKEEERFQQVKRWAEESQEQREEHKSLLEELADQKILQTRSQVHKNVRDKAHHIRELNILREKNHHILKLKAEKEERCHIEGIKEAIRRQEQRMEQILREKDATFEEFQKISRASRTDDVRTLANNFFDRMTREAQVPAGQQRGGY, encoded by the coding sequence ATGGAGGACTTCGGCCGCTTCTCCCCGCGGCCCCACTCGGCCGAGTGGGAGCCTCCGCCGCCCAGCGAGGAGAGCGCATCCTTGGCTCAGCTGGACGGGTCGGGACCGGGGACCGAATCGGGCCTGTGCTCCTGGGCCCGGACACCAGGCGAGGAGAGCGAGGCCACCGCGCCCTGGCCTCACCTGCTCTGCTCAGCCACCCCTCGGCCCAGCCGGCGCCCGTACTCCGACTCGCCGCAAGAAAGTCGCAGCCTGACCGACGTGACCCGGAGATTACTAGACCGTGTCAGGAAGCCCCGACCCCGCAGCCGGCGCCTGGAGGATGTCTGGGGGGAGACAAGGACCAAGCCCCAGGAGCAGGGAGGCAGCCGGCACAGCCCGGCCTGGCAGCTGGAGCCGCAGCCTCAGCACGGCCAGCACTACCCTCCCGCCCGGGGAGATTCGCCCCCTCCTTACCCGCAGGGAGCTTACACTCCCGCGAACCGAGCCTTTGAGGACGAAAAGGCGCAGAGCGGAGACCAGTGGGCAGTGCCGGTCGGCAGGGGTCTACGTCCCTGGTCCCTTTCCTCAGTCCACACGGAGAAGTCTTCTGTGTCCTCTAGAGAGTTTGGGACGCAGTCGGGTTGCCTGCACATCCAGAAAAGACACAGCAACGATCCGGTGGAGTCATTAACCAGCCAGCTTTCCCAGTCCCTAGTTTCCAGCAAGGAGATGCAGAAGCAGCACACCCAGGTCCTCAAGAACAAGTTGGAAGAGGCAGTAATATCCTCCAGGGACCAGAAGATCGTGGCCCTGGTGCTGAGCCGGCTCAAAAAGGCCCAGAGGATGCgggagctgcagcagcaggcGGCCCTAGCCTGGGAGGAGCTGAAGCGCTCCGACCAGAAGGTCCAGTTGACCCTGGAGAGGGAGCGCAAGCTGCTGCTGCAGCAGAGCCAAGAGCAGTGGCAGCAGGACAAGGAGCAGCGCAAGGCTCGTCTGAACCGGGAGCTGCGAGTCCGGCGGCGGGACAGACGAGCCACCAACACGGTCCAGCAGGAGAGCAGCGGGTGGAAGGCACCGCTGGAGGACCAGGAGAAGCAGCGCCAGGAGAAGCTGGAGGGGGCCCCCTCCGAACCCGAGATGGAGCCGGAGAAGCAGTGCCAGGGGCAACGCCTGCCAGAGAGGATGCTGCGGGACCTGCAGGTGCGAAACAGCCTGCAGCTGCAGAAGAGGCTGGCGCAGGCATGTCTAAAGAAGCACGTTCACCCCACCAAGGGCCAGAAAAAGATCCAGGAGACCAGTCTCAGCTCTTTAGTCAATTACCAGGCCAGGAAGGTCCTCATGGACTGCCAGGCCAAGGCTGAGGAGCTCCTCAGGAAGCTGTCCCTGGAACAGAGCTCCCGATGGTCCCAAGAGATGCCCGAGGGCCAGATGAAGGAGCCCCACAGAGAGCTGAAGGACAAAGTCCAGAAGGAGGAGGAGCGGTTCCAGCAGGTGAAGAGGTGGGCTGAAGAGTCccaggagcagagagaggagCACAAGTCGCTGCTGGAGGAGCTGGCGGACCAGAAGATCCTGCAGACCCGGAGTCAGGTCCACAAGAACGTCAGGGACAAGGCGCACCACATTCGGGAGCTCAACATCCTACGGGAGAAGAATCACCACATCCTGAAACTGAAAGCCGAGAAGGAGGAAAGATGCCACATCGAGGGCATCAAGGAAGCCATTCGGAGACAGGAGCAGAGGATGGAGCAGATCTTGCGAGAGAAAGACGCAACCTTCGAGGAATTCCAGAAGATCTCCAGGGCCTCCAGGACAGATGACGTGAGAACACTTGCCAACAACTTCTTTGATCGGATGACCCGGGAGGCCCAGGTCCCAGCCGGGCAGCAGAGAGGGGGCTACTGA